From the Lathyrus oleraceus cultivar Zhongwan6 chromosome 3, CAAS_Psat_ZW6_1.0, whole genome shotgun sequence genome, the window GATGAGATGAGACCTCTTCTCCTCTCATTAGTTAATGTCACTTGTCAATAATCAACTTGTGTATAGTATTTTATTCGAGTTATATAGCCTTGTCAATAATCAACTTTGTGAATAATGATGAATCCTTCAACAAGTGAAAATGTTGTGAAACTTGTCACGTTCATGTGCTTCATGCAATCCAACATAATAATTGTATAATGCAAATTTGGAATTCTTCATTTGTTTCTTTATGTTTCAATTTTGATACGGTCAAATATCTATTTcatcatttttattttgttttattctAGATTACTAAGGTATTTATTTATGAAGAAAATTCTAATTAGAATTTTAATATGCTAAACTTTTATAAttaaatgaaaattaaataatCTCTATAGATTagtgtgtgttttgtttttattttgaataaagttgttgaattttatttgtttttagtttttaaaaataaaattcgtagaacataatttttatatgaattttaattttaaagattaaaataaaaaattaatatctagaatttttttttttggaataataataatcTTTATTGCCAAAAACAAAGAAATACACGCCGATCCTCAGATCCAGACCCCAACCGACACGGATACAAACAACGACCACTAAAGGCTATTACAATACGCTGTCAATTTTCTATTCATTCTAAATCTATCCATAAGTATGTCATGAATATGTTGGCTTTGAAGCTCTTCCTTCCTCCCTTGTTGGAAACAAATCCTGTTTCTCACCCACCAAATGTGGTATACCGTTTCAGCCAGCGCAGCTTTGAAAATACGCATTTTGTTGCCCTTCCCTTTGGCTTGTTGCCAAGCAGTATGCTCATTCCAATCAATATGGATATAACCAAGCCCAAGCCTATTAAGAATCTCCTTCCAAATCTTCTTTGTGATTGCACACTCAAAGAATAAATGGCATCTATTTTCCTGCACATCACAAAACAGATAATTCCCATCAGTATAAGTCTCGTGTTTCATCAATCTGTCTTTGGTTTGCAATCTGTCCTGACAGACCAGCCAAAGAGTAAAAACAGCCCTTGGTCTAGCCATGTTTATGTACATTAACCTCCTCCAATCAACTCTTGGCTTGTCCCCACGCAGATGCCGATACATTCTTCGAGTGCTATACATATTATTAGCCTGGAATTCAACCCAAATATCATTAGACATCAATTCAGCTTTATGTTTACACATGGACTTCATCAACCATGAACTGTTGTTGTTGGGCTGGTATTCCTCAATCACTCCATTCTTCAAGTAGTAAATATGCATCCATTTAACCCACATTTTATCCTTCTTCTCGCTCAAATTCCAGAGAAGCTTGCCAATGGTGGCTTTATTCCACTCCCCTAAAGGCTATGATGTTCCTTCCACCATTTGCAATCGAATCACAAACATGGTCCCAGGCCACCGGCGCTCTTTTACTCTTCTCGTCATTTCCAGCCCAAATGAATCTTCTACACATGCTTTCAATGAGCCTAATGATCTTTTTGGGTAGAAGAAAAATTTGCATCCAATAATTGGTTATAGCAAACATCACACTTCTCACCAACTGTAATTTACCTGCATACGACAACAGACGGCTACACCAATGGTTAATTCTAACAGTCATTCTATCTAGCAGCCCTTGACAGTTGTTGATGGTGAGCTTTCTACTGTTCAGAGGCACTCCAAGATACTTGACTGGAAGCTGCCCCAAAGAGAATCCAGTTGCTTGCTGCAAGTTTCCTTTAGTTATGCCATCTACCCCTCCCACAAATAACTTGCTTTTAGGAATGCTCATTTGCAAGCCAGTTGAGTTAGTGAATTTTTCCACCACCTGCATAATGAGTTGAAGAGAACCAACATCCCCTCTCGCAAAAATCACAATATCATCAGCAAAACACATGTCGATAAGCTTCAATTTTTCACATTTTGGGTGAAAATtgaagtttggattattattcAAGTTTTGGAACATCCTATGAAGGTATTCCATCACCAGCACAAATAAGAGGGGGGAGATGGGATCTCCCTGTCTCAATCCCCTTTTTGCTTCCAGAACTTTTGAGGGACTCCCATTGATATTGAACCGATAAGAAGTAGTGGTTACACATTCCATTACCCAATTTCTGAACATCTGAGGTATCCCCATCTCTTGCATAATCTGAGCTAAAGCATTCCAGTCAATCGTATCATACGCCTTTTGAATATCCATCTGAACCATGCACCTCGGAGAAATATTCTTCCTGTTATACCCTTTAATCAGTTCTTGAGCCAAGATAATGTTGTCCTGTATGTGTCTACCTGGAACAAAAGCAGATTGTGATTCATCCACCAGCTTACTGATCACCTTACCCAGTCTAGTTGTTAGGATTTTTGATATAATCTTGTAAATTGTACTACAGCAAGCTATAGGCCTCATATCCTTAACAGTTTTAGCATCAGGATTTTTGGGGATAAGAGTTACCAAGGAGCAGCTAAAAACCTTCAGCATCTTTCCATTATGAAAAAATTCTTTAACTGCAGCTGTCACATCATTTTTCACAATTTGCCATGTAGCTGTGAAGAAGTAAGCGTTGAATCCATCCACCCCCGGTGCCTTATTCTGGCCTATACTTTTCAGAGCACTCCACACTTCCCCTTCCTCAACAGATCTTATCAGCTGACAAGCACTCTCTCTATCAAGAGTTTTACCATTCCTTACAGTGGTAATATCGATACATCTCAGGTTCAGGGATTTAGTACCTACCAGTTTGTCATAGAATTGCAAAACTTCTTCTTCTATATCTTCTGGTTTGCTTAGGCTACCTCCATTTACAGACTCCAAAGAATACATCCCCTTTTGCTTGTTTCTGTCCCTCACATAGGCATGATAAAAAGCATTATTACCATCTCCTAGTTGTAACCAATTCACCTTGGCTTTCTGCTTCAATATATTTTCCTCTGTTTGGTTCAAATGGATGAGGTTCTCAGTACACTGCTTCACTCTCTCAATACTTTGCACATCAAACAAATTATTTTGGAGATCCTTCTATTCGTCTAGAAGCAATTGTCTGGCTTTCTGGATTTGGTCCTGAATGTCTGAGTATTGGGAATTCAGCTTCTTCAGAATCGGTTGCAGCCTCAATAATTTCCTCCATAATCTGTACATGTTATTACCTATCACCTCTTCTTGCCAACTGTTCTTCACAATCTGCATATAGGTAGGCTCTTTAACACTACAATTCAGGAATTTAAACATCGATCCCTTCCTTATCTGTTGTTGGCTAACACTAACTTTGACAGGGGTATGATCAGAAATATTAGGTGCCAAGTTTTCCACTACAGCATCAGGATACTTCTGCAACCACTGGATGTTAGACACCATTCTATCAATTCTTGAGTGGATGATTCCTTGGGTGTGTTTGTTGGACCAGGTGAAGTAGCTTCCTTTGGAAACATTTTCAAACAAGCTAACATTGTGCATCATCTCATCTAGATCTCTATATTCTGCATAACTAACTGGTTGCCCACCAATTCTATCCTCCTCCTTCAAGACATTATTAAAGTCCCCAATGACAACCCAGGGCCTATCCATATTGCTTCCCAGACTTTCCAACTTGCTCCACAATGTTTTCCTATGTTCCACTTGATTGAAGGCATAAATCATTGTAGCAACATATCGAAAGGAGTTATCTATTCCATAAACCTCAAAGTGCAGAAATTGTTCATGGACTTGAATCATCCTAATAATCACTTCAGCTTTATTCCACAGAAGCCAGATCCTACCATTATAGTGTTTGTCATAGTTATCTTCAAAACACCACTTATTTTCATAATATCTTCTTATTCCAGCAGCCTTATCTTCTTTAACTCTAGTCTCTAACAAGCCAACAATAGGAGACTTAAAAGAAGCAATATAAGAAAAAACCTCCCTGTGTCTAGCTCCTTTATTAATTCCTCTCACATTCCAAGTCACTAGCATCGTAGCCTTCTATCATCCCCTACAGGACCTTCTCCAATCCTTAGGGGTGTGAAAGTGTTTTGGTATTCCATGGATGAACTCTTTAGTGAATAATTCATTACTCTTTTAC encodes:
- the LOC127129414 gene encoding uncharacterized protein LOC127129414: MGKRGVGRPRLAVAARRKGGERTIVTQAIMESKEQQVGDHERQDTLESQEHQAGEHEGQDATRKEKEIPDMEPPMSMESEIEMPGVEVPETVQLRKPWVDVIRGNRRINRVVSMEYIPPTIVDGEVEVKIEESDVEDELEFWSNSIILFALGDSLSMNAVKKFMEKNWNSVSLPELYYNEEGYFIVRFRNQEDREHVLAQGPYFIYGKPLFLRQWSSDFEMKEDILWVMPLWVTFPQLPLHLWGEKCLAKIASSIGKPITMDECTTKKLRVSYARMLVEVDVTQKLRNSINVRDHNNKLVQQCIEYEWVPKYCHKCLKIGHDCALKKPMNHQVKKIWQPVGNLQKSEPSQGDQTQRGEVQPVIMVAEKPIEEEGTSTDWTMVAEKDRETRVKEDKAAGIRRYYENKWCFEDNYDKHYNGRIWLLWNKAEVIIRMIQVHEQFLHFEVYGIDNSFRYVATMIYAFNQVEHRKTLWSKLESLGSNMDRPWVVIGDFNNVLKEEDRIGGQPVSYAEYRDLDEMMHNVSLFENVSKGSYFTWSNKHTQGIIHSRIDRMVSNIQWLQKYPDAVVENLAPNISDHTPVKVSVSQQQIRKGSMFKFLNCSVKEPTYMQIVKNSWQEEVIEENILKQKAKVNWLQLGDGNNAFYHAYVRDRNKQKGMYSLESVNGGSLSKPEDIEEEVLQFYDKLVGTKSLNLRCIDITTVRNGKTLDRESACQLIRSVEEGEVWSALKSIGQNKAPGVDGFNAYFFTATWQIVKNDVTAAVKEFFHNGKMLKVFSCSLVTLIPKNPDAKTVKDMRPIACCSTIYKIISKILTTRLGKVISKLVDESQSAFVPGRHIQDNIILAQELIKGYNRKNISPRCMVQMDIQKAYDTIDWNALAQIMQEMGIPQMFRNWVMECVTTTSYRFNINGSPSKVLEAKRGLRQGDPISPLLFVLVMEYLHRMFQNLNNNPNFNFHPKCEKLKLIDMCFADDIVIFARGDVGSLQLIMQVVEKFTNSTGLQMSIPKSKLFVGGVDGITKGNLQQATGFSLGQLPVKYLGVPLNSRKLTINNCQGLLDRMTVRINHWCSRLLSYAGKLQLVRSVMFAITNYWMQIFLLPKKIIRLIESMCRRFIWAGNDEKSKRAPVAWDHANNMYSTRRMYRHLRGDKPRVDWRRLMYINMARPRAVFTLWLENRCHLFFECAITKKIWKEILNRLGLGYIHIDWNEHTAWQQAKGKGNKMRIFKAALAETVYHIWWVRNRICFQQGRKEELQSQHIHDILMDRFRMNRKLTAYCNSL